The Caldicellulosiruptor obsidiansis OB47 genome segment TAGCATATTCTGTGCAGCAGCCTGTGAATCAGCTACAGCTTTTATAACAACATAGTTTATCCCGCTTTTTGAAGCTTTAGGTTCAATAAAAACTCCAAATCTCTCATCTTCACCATATCTGCTTGTGACATAGTCAATAAAGGGTGGATTTAGTGCTACCATCTCTAAGTATTCTTTGTTCAAGTCCAATGCAGTCACGTTGGAATACAGACCTTGTACTATATTGGAAACGTCGGGTGATGAAGTATTGAAGTTGAATGGATTTAAAAGATTATTATCAAGCCTTAGGTTTGTCTCAGCCGTCCACAAAGTTTTTGTAAAAAATTGTACAGTCACAGCTGATAGTATCAAAAATAATACAACTATTACTACTATATCCTTGATTCTCTTTTTGAATATATAAATCATTTTTGGCTTTTCTCCTTTCTATCTCTGGGTGATGAGTTTCAATGTGCCATCTGGGAATATCAGTGCAACAATGTTGCCATTTTGTTCTGTTGTAAATATTTTAACTTTAAATTTCTCCAATCTCCTTATTGTGGATGAGTGTGGATGACCGTACGGATTGTCTTTTCCCACACTTATGATAGCCACTTTGGGATTTACCTTTTCTAAAAATAAACTTGAAGTTGCAGCATAACTTCCATGATGAGAAACCTTCAAAACATCTGCCTTTATATCATGAACATTTTTTACTATATCGTATTCTACATTCTTTGAAATATCACCTGTAAATAATACTCTTTTTCCCGCAAATTCAAGCATGACAACCACACTTGAATCATTCAAATCATCATAATCTTTAAGAGGTGATAAAAAAGTTAATGTAACACCATTTAATTTCAGTCTATCAAACGGTCTTGCAATTGAAATTTTTAGGTTCTTTTTCTTCAGTGCGTTTAGCATATCCTCAAATGTCTGAGTATTTGTTGTTTTATTGGTTGTATAAAATCTTTCTATGTCATATTTAGAAATAATCTTGTCCATATTGCCAATATGGTCCTCATGCGGATGAGTTGCAATCACCACATCCAATTTTTTGACATTTAATCTATCTAAGGTTTGTAAAACATCCTGTTCAGCAGAATTCGGCCCTGAGTCAATCAATACAAACTTATTTTCGGGTGTTTTTATCAGTATACTATCTCCCTGACCTACATCCAAAAAAAATACACTACATACTTGCTTATCTAAAAACTGGGCTGAATTTGTTCCCCAAAAGTCAGAAGTTTGAAATAGATACGAACATCCACTTAAAAAAAGAAAGAAAGCAATTGTTACTAAAAGAACATATACTGAAAATCTTCTTTGCATTACTTAAACTTCCTCCAGTGCACCTCAAAAAATCAGCAGCCTTTGAGCCTACTTTTAAAAGCTTTTATAAAACTTTTCATAATAGAGGTAGCATCTGCTACAATCCCGTAATGAGCAATTTTAAAAATCTGCGCATCTTTGTTTTTGTTAACTGCTATTATAAGTTTTGGATTGCCAATTCCACAAATATGATGGGCTGCACCTGAAATACCAAAAGCAAAATATATCTGTGGTGATACAATCTTACCACTTTGACCAATTTGATATTCTTTGTCAAGCCAGCCCATGTCAACAAGTGGTCGTGTGACACCCACTGCACCGTTTAGGAGATTTGCAAGTTCAAAGGCATATTTTAAATTTTCCTTGTCTTTAATTCCCCTTCCTACACCAATAACTATTTTAGCACTTTCAAGTTTGTTATCAATATTCTCAGCTAAATTTTTTTCAATAATCTTTACTCTGTCAGAAAAAGGTTTAAGGTTCTCAAAAAGATTTGAGACAATTTCTACTTTGCTGTCAACAGTCTCAAAAGAACATTCAGCTACATTTTTTATTTTTAAGGTAGCAAAGACAATAGAAGAATTTTTGACTGAAATCTTAGCGTTTATATTTCCTGCATATGCAGGCTTCAAAAAACTGTAGTTGTGAGTACTATCATCAAAAATAAGGTCTGTACAATCAACTGCAAACCCGCATGAAAAGCGTGCAGCAACTCTTGCTAAAACTGACTTTATAAAATCGCTTGAAGTTGAAATGACGGCATGAGGTTTTATAGTATTTATATGCTGGGTTATAGCTTCGATGTAAGGCTGTTCCCAGTCTGAAAAAAGGTCATTCTCATAGATGACAATTTGACTTACTGGAAGTGTTTTCAGGTAATTTATATCTTTATTCTCCACTTGCCTATTCGAATATAGGTGTAAAATAATCTTTTTATCTTTAACTGCAATTCTGCTATCAATGAAAGAAAGAAGAGAAACAAGCTGTGAGATTTCATCAACATGATAAATTGCCGGTACAAATATCACATGTTCCATTTCTCTTTTTAGTCCCCCTTATGAAATTGAAGTTTTTATAGGAATCTTGTAACAAGGTCAGCTATACACTCTATTTGAGCATCTTCAATCCCTTCATAGATTTCACATTTAACCTCTTCAAAGTTTTGCTCCATAAACTCATCCACAGAAGTCTTTGAACCTTCTGCTCCTACTTTGCTAAAATCAAAGTTTTCTAAATCATCTAAACTCAAGACTTGAGGTGTATAAGAAAGAGCTTTTATCATGAAGCTTAGTTTTGGAAGCCTAAGATAGCTACTTTCTTTTTTAACAGAAATTAATGCCGGCAGGTTTACCTCAAACTTAAACACTGTATTTTCAACTTTTCTTTCAACTTCTATTCGCTGCAGCTCTAAAACCTTTATATTACTTGCAAATGCTATGTGAGGAATATTAAGATATTCTGCTATCTGAGGTGGGACAATAGATGTCTCACCATCTAAGGAAGACTCACCACACAGTATCAAGTCAAAGTTGCCAAGCTTTTCAATAGTCTTTGCCAGCGCATACGCAGTAGAATACGCATCAGAGCCAGCAAGTCTTCTGTCACTTAAAAGCACACAGCTATCACAACCCACTTCTATAAGTTCTTTTATTTTGCTCTCACATTCTGAAGGACCCATTGAAAGAGTGGTAATATGCACATCTTTATAAACATCTTTTATTCTAAGAGCAAATTCTAAAGCGCTAAGGTCTGCAGGATTGTTTATTAAATACTGAGCATTTCTTTTTATAGTTTTGGTTTGAGGATTATACTCCACCTTTTCTGGAGCAACCACTTGTTTTATACATACAAGAATTTTCATTTTTCAAGAACTCCCCCTAAAGTCTTAAAGATTTAATACTCTTTTATGATTTCAGACGCGA includes the following:
- a CDS encoding ComEC/Rec2 family competence protein, which encodes MQRRFSVYVLLVTIAFFLFLSGCSYLFQTSDFWGTNSAQFLDKQVCSVFFLDVGQGDSILIKTPENKFVLIDSGPNSAEQDVLQTLDRLNVKKLDVVIATHPHEDHIGNMDKIISKYDIERFYTTNKTTNTQTFEDMLNALKKKNLKISIARPFDRLKLNGVTLTFLSPLKDYDDLNDSSVVVMLEFAGKRVLFTGDISKNVEYDIVKNVHDIKADVLKVSHHGSYAATSSLFLEKVNPKVAIISVGKDNPYGHPHSSTIRRLEKFKVKIFTTEQNGNIVALIFPDGTLKLITQR
- a CDS encoding electron transfer flavoprotein subunit alpha/FixB family protein → MEHVIFVPAIYHVDEISQLVSLLSFIDSRIAVKDKKIILHLYSNRQVENKDINYLKTLPVSQIVIYENDLFSDWEQPYIEAITQHINTIKPHAVISTSSDFIKSVLARVAARFSCGFAVDCTDLIFDDSTHNYSFLKPAYAGNINAKISVKNSSIVFATLKIKNVAECSFETVDSKVEIVSNLFENLKPFSDRVKIIEKNLAENIDNKLESAKIVIGVGRGIKDKENLKYAFELANLLNGAVGVTRPLVDMGWLDKEYQIGQSGKIVSPQIYFAFGISGAAHHICGIGNPKLIIAVNKNKDAQIFKIAHYGIVADATSIMKSFIKAFKSRLKGC
- a CDS encoding electron transfer flavoprotein subunit beta/FixA family protein, coding for MKILVCIKQVVAPEKVEYNPQTKTIKRNAQYLINNPADLSALEFALRIKDVYKDVHITTLSMGPSECESKIKELIEVGCDSCVLLSDRRLAGSDAYSTAYALAKTIEKLGNFDLILCGESSLDGETSIVPPQIAEYLNIPHIAFASNIKVLELQRIEVERKVENTVFKFEVNLPALISVKKESSYLRLPKLSFMIKALSYTPQVLSLDDLENFDFSKVGAEGSKTSVDEFMEQNFEEVKCEIYEGIEDAQIECIADLVTRFL